Proteins co-encoded in one Deinococcus carri genomic window:
- a CDS encoding YqhA family protein — MSRHSSGEQSRREWFSEAIGRTRFVVLIAVVAVLLVSFSLFLQGTILALQTIYQTWRDLLVAGGDTQTGSLSVQFLEVVSTMLKAVVFYIIGVGLYSLFIKPLNLTSALGVESLSDLEQKVVSVVVVILGVTFLEHFIRWEKPLETLYFAGAFALAGGALVFFQRVHRGQGGDLQQPEAKLRARRELFEHDTEQREIREEEVQHAALATESKLTGNVDAQEGSG, encoded by the coding sequence GTGAGTCGGCACTCTTCGGGCGAGCAATCCAGGCGGGAGTGGTTCAGCGAGGCCATCGGGCGCACCCGGTTCGTGGTGCTGATTGCGGTCGTCGCCGTGCTGCTGGTGTCCTTCAGCCTGTTTCTTCAGGGCACCATCCTGGCGCTGCAAACCATCTACCAGACCTGGCGCGATCTGCTCGTTGCGGGGGGCGACACCCAGACCGGCTCGCTGTCGGTCCAGTTTCTGGAGGTGGTCAGCACCATGCTCAAGGCGGTGGTGTTCTACATCATCGGCGTGGGCCTGTACTCGCTGTTCATCAAGCCGCTCAACCTGACGAGCGCGCTGGGCGTGGAGAGCCTCTCGGACCTGGAGCAGAAAGTGGTGTCGGTGGTCGTCGTGATTCTGGGCGTGACCTTTCTGGAACACTTCATCCGCTGGGAAAAGCCGCTGGAGACGCTGTATTTCGCGGGGGCCTTCGCGCTGGCGGGGGGGGCGCTGGTCTTCTTCCAGCGGGTCCACCGCGGGCAGGGCGGCGACCTCCAGCAGCCCGAGGCCAAACTGCGCGCCCGCCGCGAACTCTTCGAGCACGACACCGAGCAGCGAGAGATCAGGGAGGAGGAGGTG
- a CDS encoding class I SAM-dependent methyltransferase, translating into MKLTPHSREWYARLARELGGYRHPWTRVLDGPDPELTFDALLAERLGPGVRVLEAGCGHGPDAARFGAQTARWVAYDRQPELLALARDNAPHAEFCLWDGRGAVPDALRGPFDLIVSRRGPTGVIGHLPAVAAPGGRFLYVGPTLEVPQVPERLVAVGWTIHGEWRVSVRAWTPRWEDWVTRCEWMGEEARQEDWETRATARGLPYQEERYVVLAGAE; encoded by the coding sequence ATGAAGCTTACGCCGCATTCCCGTGAGTGGTACGCCCGGTTGGCCCGCGAGCTGGGCGGCTACCGGCATCCCTGGACCCGCGTGCTGGATGGCCCCGACCCCGAACTCACCTTCGATGCGCTGCTCGCCGAGCGGCTGGGGCCAGGGGTGCGGGTGCTGGAGGCCGGCTGCGGCCACGGCCCGGACGCGGCGCGGTTTGGCGCACAGACCGCGCGCTGGGTCGCCTACGACCGCCAGCCCGAACTGCTGGCACTGGCCCGCGACAACGCGCCCCATGCCGAATTCTGCCTGTGGGACGGGCGCGGCGCGGTGCCGGATGCCCTGCGGGGACCCTTCGACCTGATCGTGTCGCGGCGTGGGCCGACCGGGGTGATCGGGCACCTGCCCGCTGTCGCCGCGCCGGGCGGCCGGTTCCTGTACGTGGGGCCGACGCTGGAGGTGCCGCAGGTGCCGGAGCGCCTCGTCGCGGTGGGCTGGACTATCCACGGCGAGTGGCGCGTGTCGGTGCGGGCCTGGACACCGCGCTGGGAGGACTGGGTCACCCGCTGCGAATGGATGGGCGAGGAGGCGCGGCAGGAGGACTGGGAGACGCGGGCCACCGCCAGGGGCCTCCCCTATCAGGAGGAACGGTACGTGGTGCTGGCCGGGGCGGAATGA